From the genome of Ilyobacter polytropus DSM 2926, one region includes:
- a CDS encoding indolepyruvate ferredoxin oxidoreductase subunit alpha translates to MSYRINEDECIACGACEPVCPVECISEVEGGKRRIDEAVCIDCGACAGVCPVDCIAPVE, encoded by the coding sequence ATGTCTTATAGAATTAATGAAGATGAATGTATAGCTTGTGGTGCGTGTGAACCAGTATGCCCAGTAGAGTGCATTTCTGAGGTAGAAGGTGGAAAAAGAAGAATCGACGAAGCTGTATGTATTGATTGTGGTGCTTGTGCAGGTGTTTGTCCTGTTGATTGTATCGCTCCAGTTGAATAA
- the hcp gene encoding hydroxylamine reductase: MNKGCTIRGVCGKTPETAKLQDLLIYTAKSVASYCSLLDGKYEVPKEAYVWVVNSLFMTITNANFDDDAIIKEIEKGQSCRETLESKAKELGIQVPDKYLQNLKFTGKENMIAFAENVGVLRTENEDIRSLRELVTYGLKGMSAYVEHASNLGKEDMEVYKFMAKALADLDDESFGLDGLVALTMEVGKHGVTAMALLDGANTGTYGNPEATKVNIGVRNNPGILISGHDLRDLEQLLEQTKGTGVDIYTHSEMLPANSYPAFKKYDNLVGNYGGSWWHQTKEFISFNGPVLFTSNCLVPPRGSAADYLDRIYTTNSAGMHGCEHILKDAEGKKDFSKIIEHAKKCASPVEIENGAIDGGFAHNQILAVADTVVEAIKGGAIKKFVVMAGCDARMQDRKYYTEFAEKLPKDTVILTAGCAKYRYNKLNLGEIGGIPRVLDAGQCNDSYSLALVAMKLQEVFGLDDINDLPIVYNIAWYEQKACLVLLALLHLGVKNIHLGPTLPAFLSPAVTNVLVENFGIAGITSVEEDMKIFGIE, from the coding sequence ATGAATAAAGGATGCACAATCAGAGGAGTCTGTGGAAAAACTCCTGAGACAGCTAAACTTCAAGATCTTTTAATTTATACTGCAAAAAGTGTAGCGTCTTACTGCTCATTATTGGATGGGAAATATGAAGTACCTAAGGAAGCATATGTCTGGGTTGTAAATTCTTTATTCATGACTATAACTAACGCTAACTTTGATGATGACGCAATTATCAAAGAGATAGAGAAAGGACAAAGCTGTAGGGAAACTCTTGAATCAAAAGCTAAAGAACTTGGTATTCAGGTGCCTGATAAATATCTTCAGAATTTAAAATTCACTGGTAAAGAAAATATGATTGCGTTTGCTGAAAATGTTGGAGTGTTAAGAACTGAAAATGAAGATATAAGGTCTCTAAGAGAGCTTGTGACATACGGATTAAAAGGGATGAGTGCCTATGTTGAGCATGCATCTAACCTTGGTAAAGAGGATATGGAAGTATATAAATTCATGGCAAAAGCACTGGCTGACCTTGATGATGAGAGCTTTGGACTTGACGGATTAGTGGCTCTTACGATGGAAGTTGGTAAACACGGAGTAACTGCCATGGCTCTTCTTGATGGAGCTAACACTGGTACGTACGGAAATCCAGAAGCTACAAAGGTTAATATAGGTGTTAGAAACAATCCTGGTATCCTTATATCTGGTCATGACCTAAGAGATCTAGAGCAGTTATTGGAGCAAACAAAGGGAACAGGAGTAGATATTTATACTCACTCTGAGATGCTTCCGGCTAACTCTTATCCTGCGTTTAAGAAATATGATAACCTGGTTGGTAACTACGGTGGTTCATGGTGGCACCAGACTAAGGAATTTATTTCATTTAACGGTCCAGTATTATTCACAAGTAATTGTTTAGTTCCTCCTAGAGGATCTGCAGCAGATTATCTAGACAGGATCTACACTACAAATTCAGCTGGAATGCATGGATGCGAACATATATTAAAAGATGCTGAAGGAAAAAAAGACTTCAGTAAAATAATAGAACATGCAAAAAAATGTGCATCACCTGTTGAAATAGAAAACGGAGCCATAGACGGAGGTTTTGCACACAATCAGATATTAGCAGTTGCTGATACTGTAGTAGAAGCAATAAAAGGCGGAGCTATTAAAAAGTTCGTTGTAATGGCTGGATGCGATGCTAGAATGCAGGATAGAAAATACTATACTGAATTTGCAGAGAAGCTTCCTAAGGATACAGTAATTCTTACTGCAGGTTGTGCAAAATACAGATATAATAAATTAAACCTTGGAGAAATAGGCGGAATTCCAAGAGTATTAGATGCAGGACAATGTAACGATTCATATTCTCTTGCTTTAGTAGCTATGAAGTTACAAGAGGTATTTGGATTAGACGATATAAATGATCTTCCTATAGTATATAATATTGCATGGTATGAGCAGAAGGCTTGTCTTGTATTACTTGCTCTTCTCCACCTTGGTGTAAAAAACATTCACCTTGGACCAACTTTACCAGCATTCCTTTCACCAGCAGTTACAAATGTACTAGTTGAGAATTTTGGGATTGCAGGAATAACTTCAGTAGAAGAAGATATGAAAATTTTTGGAATAGAATAA
- a CDS encoding rubredoxin, with the protein MEKWRCKPCGYIYDPAVGDEAGDIKPGVKFEDLSEDWVCPLCGAPKEDFEKVQ; encoded by the coding sequence ATGGAAAAATGGAGATGTAAACCTTGTGGCTATATTTATGATCCTGCAGTTGGTGATGAAGCTGGTGATATAAAGCCAGGTGTTAAATTTGAAGATTTATCAGAAGATTGGGTTTGTCCTTTATGTGGTGCACCAAAAGAAGATTTTGAAAAAGTTCAATAG
- a CDS encoding MBL fold metallo-hydrolase yields the protein MKKFVSVSDSVKWVGVVDQDMKKFHGEELSIPSGTTYNSYLIRDEKIALVDTVIHAFGEQWLELLKEEIDLNKIDYIIMNHNEPDHSGALVQLMKEIPDTPIYCTQMGKEIIEAYYGRSYNFNIVKTGDKLSLGKNEITFVEMKMLHWPDSMMSYLNGENILFSNDAFGQHYGANGLFNDMVDQNTLEYECLKYYACILTPFSKILEKKLEEVISLGLPIDVICPSHGVIWRDNPMQIVEKYSKWCRSYKEDVVVIAYDTMWESTKKMAESIADGIREVKPEYEIILTNSAKNSENDIVTDMFRASAILFGSSTINNGILPSMAALIEGVKGVNFQDKKVAAFGSYGWNGKSLAVLNEELSKTKMTLVNEGLKVKWNLNSATREECMVFGRDFAVKL from the coding sequence ATGAAAAAATTTGTTTCTGTTAGTGATAGTGTTAAATGGGTTGGAGTTGTTGACCAGGATATGAAAAAATTTCATGGAGAAGAACTTTCTATTCCAAGTGGTACTACATATAACTCTTATTTAATAAGGGACGAAAAAATAGCTCTTGTAGATACAGTAATTCATGCTTTTGGTGAGCAGTGGCTGGAACTTTTGAAAGAAGAGATTGACCTTAACAAGATAGATTATATAATCATGAATCACAATGAACCTGACCATAGTGGAGCTCTTGTGCAGCTCATGAAGGAGATTCCTGATACACCGATATACTGTACGCAGATGGGGAAAGAGATTATAGAAGCTTACTACGGAAGAAGTTATAACTTTAACATTGTAAAAACAGGCGATAAACTAAGTCTTGGAAAAAATGAGATCACTTTTGTAGAGATGAAAATGCTTCACTGGCCTGACAGTATGATGTCTTATTTAAATGGGGAAAACATCCTCTTTAGTAATGATGCCTTCGGTCAGCACTATGGTGCCAACGGGCTCTTTAATGATATGGTAGACCAGAATACTTTAGAATACGAATGCCTAAAATATTATGCATGTATACTTACACCATTCAGCAAGATCCTTGAGAAAAAATTAGAAGAAGTTATTTCTCTTGGACTTCCTATAGATGTAATATGTCCGTCTCACGGCGTAATATGGAGAGATAATCCTATGCAGATTGTTGAAAAATATTCTAAATGGTGTAGAAGTTATAAAGAAGACGTTGTTGTGATAGCTTATGATACTATGTGGGAAAGTACAAAGAAGATGGCAGAATCCATAGCTGATGGTATAAGGGAAGTAAAACCAGAATATGAGATTATCCTCACCAACTCAGCAAAGAACAGTGAAAACGACATAGTTACAGATATGTTCAGAGCATCTGCAATACTATTTGGATCTTCAACGATAAATAATGGGATTCTTCCGTCTATGGCTGCTCTGATAGAAGGGGTAAAAGGAGTAAATTTCCAGGATAAGAAAGTAGCGGCTTTTGGAAGTTATGGATGGAATGGAAAATCACTTGCTGTACTTAACGAAGAACTGTCTAAAACAAAGATGACTCTTGTTAACGAGGGACTGAAAGTAAAGTGGAATCTTAACAGTGCTACAAGAGAAGAATGTATGGTATTTGGAAGGGATTTTGCAGTAAAACTCTAA
- a CDS encoding tetratricopeptide domain-containing protein: MRKIYSFILILCFTFSAFAMSNKMKPQEKGVKYGNQLGTVQLPIEYKSSVESHLKYGLALLHHMTYTESREEFIKATEVDPKCALGYWGQAMTYIHPLWSDPPSEEDFNKGLNLIKKAKQYQKGKEADYIMAVESYYLKGKEKSEKNNLSNFADGWEKVFKKYPSDPEAAAFYALSYLSTADPEDKSYEKQRRVGKIAEGVLKIIPDHPGAHHYMIHAYDYPELAPMGLEISKSYGEIAPEVPHALHMPSHIFIRLGLWEESIMMNSRSAEAALKHPAKDTISLHYPHAVDYLIYAYLQRGEDLKAKEALKNLMSMKEDFQSHIAASYTFNAAPARLLLERQKWNEAMKLEPWVPENYDSNKFPAMEAITYFAKGLGAARSGNKSSAEKSIQKLLELYDKTESVSPYWSKQIKIQSLSIMAWTTYITDKKKGLEMMKEAAMMEATTEKHPVTPGEVLPARELYGDMLLDSKQYKKAQDEYEASLKRNKNRFNSLYGAGRTAEMQGDVTSAKYYYEVFIGQTRGADTENERISRAKMYLRNNK; this comes from the coding sequence TTGAGAAAGATCTATTCATTTATTTTAATTTTATGTTTTACTTTTTCAGCATTTGCAATGAGTAATAAGATGAAACCACAAGAAAAGGGTGTGAAATACGGGAATCAGCTTGGAACGGTTCAGCTTCCTATAGAATATAAATCTTCAGTCGAGTCCCATCTTAAATATGGACTGGCTTTACTTCATCATATGACCTATACAGAATCAAGGGAGGAATTTATAAAGGCAACTGAAGTTGATCCAAAATGTGCTTTAGGATATTGGGGTCAGGCCATGACATATATTCATCCATTGTGGTCAGATCCACCAAGCGAAGAGGATTTTAACAAGGGATTAAATTTAATAAAAAAAGCAAAACAATATCAAAAGGGAAAAGAAGCTGATTATATCATGGCAGTTGAATCATACTATTTAAAAGGAAAAGAAAAAAGTGAAAAAAATAATCTAAGTAATTTTGCTGATGGGTGGGAAAAAGTTTTTAAAAAATATCCAAGTGATCCAGAAGCCGCAGCATTCTATGCTTTGTCATATCTTTCAACTGCAGATCCAGAAGATAAAAGCTATGAAAAACAAAGGAGAGTCGGAAAAATAGCTGAAGGGGTATTGAAAATTATACCGGATCATCCCGGAGCTCACCACTACATGATTCATGCTTATGATTATCCTGAACTAGCACCCATGGGCTTGGAAATATCAAAAAGCTATGGTGAAATAGCTCCTGAAGTACCACATGCACTCCACATGCCATCTCACATATTCATTCGTCTCGGTTTGTGGGAAGAATCTATTATGATGAATTCAAGGTCTGCAGAAGCTGCTTTAAAACATCCTGCAAAGGATACTATTTCTTTACATTATCCTCATGCAGTGGATTACTTGATCTACGCTTATCTTCAACGTGGAGAGGACTTAAAAGCGAAAGAAGCCTTGAAAAATTTGATGTCAATGAAAGAAGATTTTCAATCTCATATTGCAGCATCTTACACTTTTAATGCTGCACCAGCACGACTTCTTCTTGAAAGACAGAAATGGAATGAAGCGATGAAGCTTGAGCCTTGGGTTCCAGAAAATTACGATTCAAATAAGTTTCCCGCCATGGAAGCCATCACCTATTTTGCAAAAGGTCTTGGTGCCGCCAGATCTGGAAATAAATCTTCTGCAGAAAAATCAATTCAAAAGCTTTTAGAGTTGTACGATAAAACTGAGTCAGTATCACCTTATTGGTCAAAGCAGATAAAAATTCAGTCTCTTTCTATAATGGCATGGACAACATATATTACAGATAAGAAAAAAGGTCTTGAGATGATGAAGGAAGCAGCCATGATGGAAGCTACTACGGAGAAACATCCTGTAACACCAGGTGAAGTTTTACCTGCTAGAGAACTTTATGGAGATATGCTTCTTGATTCAAAGCAGTATAAAAAAGCTCAAGATGAATATGAGGCAAGCCTAAAAAGAAATAAAAATCGATTTAACAGCCTGTATGGCGCCGGAAGAACAGCTGAAATGCAAGGGGATGTTACTAGTGCAAAATACTATTATGAGGTATTCATAGGTCAAACCAGAGGTGCAGATACGGAGAATGAACGGATAAGTCGTGCAAAAATGTATTTGAGAAACAACAAATAA
- a CDS encoding DUF4242 domain-containing protein has product MPKYIIERNIQGAGNFSLEKLKEAAKSSCDVLRKMGPEIQWVESYVTENKIYCVYISPNEEMIREHAEKDGIPVDKISKINTIIDPTTAE; this is encoded by the coding sequence ATGCCTAAATATATAATTGAACGAAATATTCAAGGAGCAGGAAATTTTTCTTTAGAAAAATTAAAAGAAGCGGCTAAAAGTTCTTGTGATGTTTTGAGAAAAATGGGTCCTGAAATACAGTGGGTAGAAAGTTATGTAACTGAAAACAAAATTTACTGTGTTTATATTTCTCCAAATGAAGAAATGATAAGAGAGCATGCAGAAAAAGACGGAATACCTGTAGATAAAATTTCAAAAATAAATACAATAATAGATCCTACAACAGCAGAATAA
- a CDS encoding SHOCT domain-containing protein has product MWEWCFNNFSRGGIFGWMGGGLMMLFPILIIVLIFYLFEKREKHSTTGTDTPLEILKKRYARGEITKEEFDEIKKDL; this is encoded by the coding sequence ATGTGGGAATGGTGTTTTAATAATTTTTCTAGAGGTGGAATTTTTGGTTGGATGGGAGGTGGTCTTATGATGTTGTTTCCGATACTGATTATTGTTTTGATTTTTTATCTTTTTGAAAAGAGAGAAAAACATAGCACAACTGGAACCGATACTCCCTTGGAAATACTAAAAAAAAGATATGCAAGAGGAGAGATTACCAAGGAAGAGTTTGATGAAATAAAAAAAGATCTGTAA
- a CDS encoding multicopper oxidase family protein: MKILVLLFLCLFKMSFGEILPIPPLLEEKDGVFNLKVIEGEYEFFDGTEESTLGYNGNILGQTIRVKKGDMVEIHVNNSLKEDTTVHWHGLRVIGIMDGGPHQVIKPGTTWKVRFPIEQEAATLWYHPHLLHKTGIQVYKGLAGLFIIDDERSDSLNLPKNYGVDDIPLIIQDKRFDSQMKLEYLTRNEDIINGMLGNVGIINGVVDPTFKPQLGVTRFRILNGANARTFNLAFSDNRSFYQIATDGGFLEKPIRRKSLLLAPGERAEILVDFKSLNEKVELRDGDYSLLTLIPKDEESKVEKVPKMLNQKVKLPDTSKMKKRYFVMQGSGRTVNINGKQMDMDRIDEYVKLNEPEIWVVTNASHHMGRDMMMGGGMSSMMGNIPHPFHIHNTQFRILNRNGRPPYKWERGYKDTVLVDPGETVELLVEFRHAGLFMYHCHILEHEDMGMMGQFNVSK; encoded by the coding sequence ATGAAAATTTTGGTATTGTTATTTTTATGTTTATTTAAAATGTCCTTTGGAGAAATATTGCCAATTCCACCACTTTTGGAAGAAAAAGACGGAGTTTTTAATTTAAAAGTTATAGAGGGAGAATATGAATTTTTTGATGGAACAGAGGAAAGTACATTGGGATACAACGGTAATATACTTGGTCAAACAATAAGAGTAAAAAAAGGAGATATGGTAGAAATTCACGTTAATAATTCTCTTAAAGAAGACACTACGGTTCATTGGCACGGTTTAAGAGTAATAGGAATTATGGATGGGGGACCTCATCAGGTTATCAAGCCTGGAACAACATGGAAAGTAAGGTTTCCAATAGAGCAAGAAGCCGCAACGCTTTGGTATCACCCACATCTTCTTCATAAGACTGGGATTCAGGTTTACAAGGGACTAGCGGGTTTATTTATAATCGATGATGAAAGATCAGACAGTCTGAATCTGCCTAAAAATTACGGGGTTGATGATATCCCACTCATTATTCAAGATAAGAGATTTGATTCACAAATGAAACTTGAGTATCTTACAAGAAATGAAGATATCATAAATGGAATGTTGGGGAATGTAGGGATAATAAACGGTGTTGTAGATCCGACTTTTAAACCCCAGTTAGGAGTTACCAGGTTCAGAATATTAAATGGAGCTAATGCAAGGACTTTTAATCTAGCATTTAGTGATAACAGGTCATTCTATCAGATAGCTACAGACGGAGGATTTTTAGAAAAACCTATAAGAAGAAAAAGTCTCTTATTAGCTCCAGGAGAGAGGGCAGAAATTTTAGTTGACTTCAAGTCTCTAAATGAAAAGGTGGAACTCAGAGATGGAGATTATTCTTTGCTAACTTTAATACCAAAAGATGAAGAGAGCAAGGTGGAAAAAGTTCCCAAAATGCTCAATCAAAAGGTTAAACTACCAGATACATCTAAAATGAAGAAGAGGTATTTTGTTATGCAGGGATCTGGTAGAACCGTTAATATTAATGGGAAACAAATGGATATGGATAGAATAGACGAATATGTAAAATTAAATGAGCCAGAGATTTGGGTTGTAACTAATGCCTCACATCATATGGGAAGGGACATGATGATGGGTGGTGGTATGAGTAGCATGATGGGAAATATCCCGCATCCATTCCATATTCACAATACACAGTTTAGAATACTTAATCGTAATGGTCGTCCTCCGTATAAGTGGGAGCGAGGATACAAGGATACTGTATTAGTAGACCCAGGAGAGACTGTAGAACTCTTGGTGGAATTCAGACACGCAGGATTATTTATGTATCACTGCCATATACTTGAACATGAAGATATGGGGATGATGGGACAATTTAATGTGAGTAAATAG
- a CDS encoding cupredoxin domain-containing protein translates to MKRILWVIFITFIFISCSGENDGKKINPSDHKVIGEIINGVRVIEVEAYSFAFEPDYIVVNSGEKVKLNFTTRDVTHGFMLKEMNIDVTINPGEISTIEFTTEKSGIYKFKCSVPCGSGHKAMIGYLIVK, encoded by the coding sequence ATGAAAAGGATATTATGGGTTATTTTTATAACATTCATTTTTATTAGCTGTTCTGGTGAAAATGATGGTAAAAAGATCAATCCCTCCGATCACAAGGTAATTGGTGAAATTATTAATGGTGTAAGGGTTATAGAAGTAGAAGCGTATAGTTTTGCCTTTGAACCAGATTATATAGTTGTAAATTCCGGGGAAAAGGTTAAGTTGAATTTTACAACCCGGGATGTTACACATGGGTTTATGCTTAAAGAGATGAATATTGATGTGACTATAAATCCAGGAGAAATAAGTACTATAGAATTTACTACAGAAAAAAGTGGCATTTATAAATTCAAATGTTCAGTTCCTTGCGGAAGTGGGCATAAAGCAATGATTGGATATTTAATTGTGAAGTAA
- a CDS encoding carboxymuconolactone decarboxylase family protein: protein MRISVKELRDYPIFLKPFFWSQKKRYGKVLVPGLLWGRVPKLFAAVAVLYGVLIRKKSPISPVIRSIVTVRVSQINWCRFCVDINSSTLAKLTNSMDKVENLEKWRESALFDDKERTVLEYTEAVTYSDKEVTDEMIADLKKYFDEDGIVELTGLIAFQNLSSKFNSALDVAPQGFCKLPVENITHETR, encoded by the coding sequence ATGAGAATCTCAGTAAAAGAATTAAGAGACTATCCAATATTTTTAAAACCATTCTTTTGGAGTCAAAAAAAGAGATACGGAAAAGTTCTGGTTCCAGGTCTTCTCTGGGGAAGAGTACCAAAACTTTTTGCAGCTGTGGCAGTCCTCTACGGAGTATTAATAAGAAAAAAATCCCCTATAAGCCCTGTGATCCGATCTATAGTAACAGTAAGAGTTTCTCAAATAAACTGGTGTCGTTTTTGTGTTGACATAAACTCCTCTACGCTGGCTAAACTAACTAATTCAATGGATAAAGTTGAGAATTTGGAAAAATGGAGGGAGTCTGCCCTCTTTGATGACAAAGAGAGAACTGTTCTTGAATATACCGAAGCAGTGACATACTCAGATAAGGAGGTTACTGACGAGATGATTGCCGATCTTAAGAAATATTTTGATGAAGATGGCATAGTTGAACTAACCGGCCTAATAGCCTTTCAGAATTTATCTAGTAAATTCAACAGTGCCCTGGATGTTGCTCCTCAAGGATTTTGCAAACTCCCTGTTGAAAATATAACACATGAAACTAGGTGA
- a CDS encoding cation transporter, with the protein MKKIAIEGMMCGHCLETIEKKLKSIEGVEDVKVSLDEKAAFISGEIEDDLIKSAIEEEGYKVLSIEVIESHSKEEKEKRGFFSRLIRKIEKSNIEEFGEGKLHCCDPDKKEEDKKKH; encoded by the coding sequence ATGAAAAAGATAGCAATTGAAGGTATGATGTGTGGTCATTGTTTAGAAACCATCGAGAAAAAACTAAAATCTATAGAGGGAGTAGAAGATGTCAAAGTTTCTCTTGATGAAAAGGCAGCCTTTATTTCCGGTGAAATTGAGGATGATCTGATTAAGTCAGCAATTGAAGAGGAAGGATATAAGGTTCTTTCCATAGAGGTTATAGAAAGTCATTCTAAAGAGGAAAAAGAAAAGAGAGGATTTTTTAGCAGACTTATAAGAAAAATAGAAAAATCCAATATAGAAGAATTTGGGGAAGGTAAATTGCACTGTTGTGATCCCGATAAAAAAGAAGAAGATAAGAAAAAGCACTAA
- a CDS encoding multicopper oxidase domain-containing protein, whose protein sequence is MKKIWAILLYIVIFTFSFSKLVEYEVDIAYTEVNFTGNPVKAMTLNGGIPGPTLEFTEGDILRVTFNNYMDVETSIHWHGLLVPNDQDGVPYLNTPPILPGTSFTYEIPLIQSGTYWYHSHTGLQEQRGVYGSIVIHPKEEEKIEEYVVVVSDWTDEDPVKILKNLKKDGDYYALKRNRVQSWEKVLKERRIKERINGALMRMGPMDLSDVGYDAYLINGEKEISLGNIPTGTSVKLRIINAAASTYFNLSYSKGNMEVVAADGIDVMPVGMDKILIGVAETYDVIVESGGVFVATAQDNTGKASLHIGKISVEMAEHKEGKMIEETNMDKMDGMTSMMESSKVHDSTAMKMAEGDMGHTMHQMPEKSEYYDFLKARESTEYSKTLEERVIELRVTGDMENYIWTFNNKALTDSDKILIKKGERVKFILKNETMMHHPLHLHGHFFRVINKHGTHSPLKHTVDVPPMQTIEIEFLANEEKDWFFHCHNLYHMKAGMSRIISYDSEELSKDLSSKLSWDRRWFYKGNFSVYTNYSDINLTAFNSKNTFSLMGEVSYEGEHEMDIQYGRYINRNLSLITGFNFEEDEDGEIDNRGFVGVEYLLPLLIESEVKIYDDGDLEAELSSELQLTDKLQFNWELDTDGEHLLELEYRYRKWLSFIANVHSEYDEGVGIRINF, encoded by the coding sequence ATGAAGAAGATTTGGGCAATACTTTTATATATTGTAATTTTTACTTTTAGTTTCTCTAAATTAGTGGAATATGAAGTTGACATAGCCTATACAGAAGTAAATTTTACTGGGAATCCTGTAAAGGCCATGACATTAAATGGAGGAATCCCGGGACCCACTCTTGAATTTACAGAGGGAGACATTCTTAGAGTAACATTTAACAATTATATGGATGTGGAGACCTCTATACATTGGCACGGTCTGCTTGTACCAAATGATCAAGACGGGGTTCCTTACCTAAACACCCCTCCCATACTTCCAGGAACTTCATTCACCTATGAAATTCCATTGATACAATCAGGAACCTATTGGTATCATTCTCATACAGGATTACAGGAGCAGCGCGGTGTATATGGAAGTATCGTAATTCATCCAAAGGAAGAAGAGAAGATAGAAGAGTATGTTGTGGTAGTATCCGACTGGACAGATGAAGACCCGGTGAAAATATTAAAAAATTTGAAGAAGGACGGAGATTATTATGCTCTTAAAAGAAATAGAGTACAGTCCTGGGAAAAAGTTTTAAAAGAGAGAAGGATAAAAGAAAGAATTAATGGAGCCCTCATGAGAATGGGGCCCATGGACCTATCAGATGTTGGGTATGATGCCTATTTAATAAATGGGGAAAAAGAGATATCCCTTGGAAATATACCAACAGGAACTTCCGTAAAATTAAGAATAATCAATGCAGCCGCATCAACATACTTTAACCTCTCCTACTCAAAGGGAAATATGGAGGTTGTGGCCGCTGATGGTATAGATGTAATGCCTGTAGGAATGGATAAAATACTTATAGGTGTGGCAGAAACCTATGATGTGATAGTAGAATCTGGAGGAGTTTTTGTAGCTACTGCTCAAGATAATACTGGAAAAGCAAGTTTGCACATAGGCAAAATTTCTGTGGAAATGGCAGAGCATAAGGAAGGCAAGATGATAGAAGAAACTAATATGGATAAAATGGATGGTATGACTTCTATGATGGAATCCTCCAAAGTTCATGATTCTACAGCCATGAAGATGGCTGAAGGTGATATGGGACACACTATGCACCAGATGCCTGAAAAATCAGAATATTATGATTTCTTGAAGGCAAGGGAATCCACAGAATACAGTAAAACCCTTGAGGAAAGAGTTATAGAATTAAGAGTTACTGGAGATATGGAAAACTATATCTGGACATTTAACAATAAAGCTCTCACAGATAGTGATAAAATCCTTATAAAGAAGGGAGAAAGGGTAAAGTTCATCCTTAAAAATGAGACCATGATGCATCACCCTTTACACCTGCATGGCCACTTTTTTAGAGTTATAAACAAGCATGGAACCCACTCTCCTTTGAAACATACTGTAGATGTACCTCCAATGCAGACTATAGAGATAGAGTTTCTAGCAAATGAGGAAAAGGACTGGTTTTTTCATTGTCATAATCTTTATCATATGAAGGCTGGGATGTCAAGGATTATAAGCTATGACAGTGAAGAGCTTTCCAAGGATTTATCCAGCAAGCTTTCCTGGGACAGAAGATGGTTTTACAAAGGTAACTTTTCTGTTTATACAAACTATTCAGATATTAATCTCACAGCATTTAATTCAAAGAACACTTTTTCTCTAATGGGAGAGGTATCCTATGAGGGAGAGCATGAAATGGATATACAATACGGAAGGTATATAAACCGAAATCTATCTTTAATTACTGGTTTTAATTTTGAAGAGGATGAAGACGGGGAAATAGATAACAGGGGATTTGTAGGTGTGGAATATCTTCTTCCCCTGCTTATAGAGTCCGAAGTAAAAATTTATGATGACGGAGATCTGGAAGCTGAACTTTCTAGTGAACTGCAACTCACAGACAAGCTTCAGTTCAATTGGGAATTGGATACTGATGGAGAACATCTATTGGAGTTGGAATACCGGTATAGGAAATGGCTTTCTTTTATAGCAAATGTGCACTCTGAATATGATGAAGGAGTAGGAATAAGAATAAATTTTTAA
- a CDS encoding Spy/CpxP family protein refolding chaperone: protein MKKFLIAGLLVVSVVVFARGYNNYSHMYDSHRYETGINQNLTPEQNEKLNALEKENYNNRRRHALDIQTKNLEVQRMMNEDKIDWVKVEKINGEIADIQARMRTESMKFNRQAYDITGYEHMNRMSGVRGFCGRDNMSRRGHMY from the coding sequence ATGAAAAAATTTTTAATCGCAGGATTGTTGGTTGTATCAGTTGTAGTTTTTGCTAGAGGCTATAATAACTACAGTCACATGTATGATTCGCACAGATATGAAACTGGAATTAATCAAAACTTAACTCCTGAACAAAATGAAAAATTAAATGCTTTAGAGAAAGAGAATTACAACAATAGAAGAAGACATGCTTTAGATATTCAAACCAAAAATTTGGAAGTTCAACGAATGATGAATGAGGATAAGATTGACTGGGTAAAAGTTGAAAAAATTAATGGTGAAATTGCTGATATTCAGGCAAGGATGAGGACTGAATCAATGAAATTTAACAGACAAGCTTATGACATAACAGGTTATGAACATATGAACAGAATGAGCGGAGTGAGAGGATTTTGTGGAAGAGACAATATGAGCAGAAGAGGGCATATGTATTAG